One genomic region from Sorangium aterium encodes:
- a CDS encoding GumC family protein, translated as MADESRAPSTIAPRDDTSGERTFDLVVTWRTVSKHWAIALTTLLLVALSVTFYTLGQKKIYQSAATVQFDPNPPRPLGRGVDTVVDMGAGSYWNNREYYETQYKVIRSIRVALAVVAQLNLQNDAYFLKDLPKDATSPEPMSVTPEEAAELLRERLAVEPVKDSRLAVIRYNDADRERAQRILSTLMDIYIEQNLDDAVASTNSAVDWLRAQLDKLKNDLETSETSLHEYKLSKNILDVDFEDKTNLLREEMKQINDALTSVRTKREEFAARSYELSKLDPNNPLDLPASELIQSPVLQMLRARQEECVRERDALIGSGKGENHPDVRAATERVAANRSALIAEIKNVQGAVNRDLAIVKRQEGGLVGLIEDAKKQAFELNSLKIEYDRLRRTKENTEKLYQLVLERTKESDLQRMLRVNNIHVLDRPNFPLTALRPRVGVNIGIGILAGLLLGIGAALARAMLDRTLRTPDEVERELGLPFLGLLPEFDKRDQKEAQRRRARHRGKAAPQLGRRELVVHDQPTSGIAEAARAIRTNLLFMSPDRPYKTLLIASAGPSEGKTTVCCCIAVAMAQAGQKVVLIDCDLRKPRIHQIFGKSPELGVTSALLDDSVVDDESALKTEVENLYVIPAGPIPPNPAELLHSDRFQALLQKLQSRFDRVIIDSPPIVAVTDGAVLSTLVDGTVLVVRASATRHDFARHGIRALLDVGGKTVGVVLNAVDLKRQEYGIYHYYGDRKDGYYHAPSEPPPPAPTDGPPPPSPPPLPN; from the coding sequence ATGGCCGACGAATCCAGAGCCCCTTCCACGATCGCTCCCCGCGACGACACCTCAGGCGAGCGCACGTTCGACCTCGTCGTCACCTGGCGAACGGTCAGCAAGCACTGGGCCATCGCGCTGACCACCCTGCTCCTGGTCGCCCTCAGCGTCACGTTCTATACGCTCGGGCAGAAGAAGATCTATCAGTCCGCGGCGACGGTGCAGTTCGATCCGAACCCTCCTCGTCCGCTCGGCCGCGGGGTCGACACCGTGGTCGACATGGGCGCCGGCTCGTACTGGAACAACCGCGAGTACTATGAGACCCAGTACAAGGTCATCCGGTCCATCCGGGTGGCGCTGGCGGTCGTCGCCCAGCTCAACCTGCAGAACGATGCCTATTTTCTGAAGGACCTCCCGAAGGACGCGACCTCACCCGAGCCGATGTCCGTGACCCCGGAGGAGGCCGCGGAGCTGCTGCGCGAGCGGCTCGCGGTCGAGCCGGTGAAGGACAGCCGCCTCGCGGTGATCCGCTACAACGACGCGGATCGCGAGCGGGCTCAGCGCATCCTCTCCACGTTGATGGACATCTACATCGAGCAGAACCTCGATGACGCGGTCGCCTCGACGAACTCAGCAGTCGATTGGCTCCGGGCGCAGCTCGACAAGCTGAAGAACGATCTCGAGACGAGCGAGACGTCGCTCCACGAATACAAGCTCAGCAAGAATATCCTCGACGTCGATTTCGAGGACAAGACGAACCTGCTGCGCGAGGAGATGAAGCAGATCAACGACGCTCTCACGTCCGTGCGCACGAAGCGTGAAGAGTTCGCGGCCCGGAGCTACGAGCTGTCGAAGCTCGACCCGAACAACCCGCTCGACCTCCCCGCCTCCGAGCTCATCCAGAGCCCGGTCCTCCAGATGCTGCGCGCGCGCCAGGAGGAGTGCGTCCGTGAGCGCGACGCGCTCATCGGCTCCGGCAAGGGGGAAAACCACCCCGACGTCCGCGCCGCGACCGAGCGGGTCGCCGCCAACAGGAGCGCGCTGATCGCCGAGATCAAGAACGTTCAGGGAGCGGTCAACCGCGATCTCGCCATCGTGAAGCGTCAGGAGGGGGGCCTCGTGGGGCTGATCGAGGACGCGAAGAAGCAGGCGTTCGAGCTGAACTCCCTCAAGATCGAGTACGATCGACTCCGCAGGACGAAGGAGAACACAGAGAAGCTGTACCAGCTCGTCCTGGAGCGCACGAAGGAGAGCGATCTCCAGCGAATGCTTCGGGTGAACAACATCCACGTCCTCGATCGGCCGAACTTCCCGCTCACCGCGCTGCGGCCGCGCGTCGGCGTCAACATCGGGATAGGCATCCTCGCCGGGCTGCTCCTCGGGATCGGCGCGGCGCTGGCGCGGGCGATGCTCGATCGCACGCTGCGGACGCCGGATGAGGTCGAGCGGGAGCTCGGGCTGCCCTTCCTCGGCCTCCTCCCGGAGTTCGACAAGCGGGACCAGAAGGAAGCCCAGCGCCGCAGGGCGCGCCACCGCGGCAAGGCCGCGCCCCAGCTGGGCCGGCGCGAGCTCGTCGTGCACGATCAGCCGACGAGCGGGATCGCCGAGGCGGCGCGCGCGATCCGGACCAACCTGCTCTTCATGTCGCCCGACCGGCCTTACAAGACGCTCCTCATCGCCAGCGCCGGCCCCAGCGAGGGCAAGACGACCGTGTGCTGCTGCATCGCGGTCGCCATGGCGCAGGCCGGACAGAAGGTCGTCCTCATCGATTGCGACCTCCGCAAGCCGCGCATCCACCAGATATTCGGCAAGAGCCCGGAGCTCGGCGTCACCAGCGCGCTGCTCGACGACTCCGTGGTGGACGACGAGAGCGCGCTCAAGACCGAGGTGGAGAACCTCTACGTCATCCCGGCAGGCCCGATCCCGCCGAACCCGGCGGAGCTCCTGCACAGCGATCGCTTCCAGGCGCTGCTCCAGAAGCTCCAGAGCCGCTTCGACCGGGTCATCATCGACAGCCCTCCCATCGTCGCGGTCACCGACGGCGCCGTGCTGTCGACGCTGGTCGACGGCACGGTCCTCGTCGTGCGCGCCTCCGCGACGAGGCACGACTTCGCGCGCCATGGGATCCGCGCGCTGCTCGACGTCGGCGGCAAGACCGTGGGCGTCGTGCTGAACGCCGTCGACCTGAAGCGCCAAGAGTACGGGATTTACCACTACTATGGCGACAGGAAGGACGGCTATTACCACGCGCCCTCCGAGCCGCCGCCCCCGGCCCCGACGGACGGTCCTCCACCTCCCTCCCCACCCCCCTTGCCGAACTGA
- a CDS encoding FG-GAP-like repeat-containing protein: MERSSFMARGAVASAVCSALLLEGASAFADWPSARHDAQRTGATSSTSNIVKPAPYWRAYLGGVLSTGRVLAGDVNQDGDIDLLFVSGGRVVLSDPLGFVRWSTPSLGLQTLHSFDDLDGDGRIEIVALSGAGAAVIDGSSGAILWREDASELGTLGAARLADFNGDGHLDLFLDECGCCAVRTDSPGVIYSFAGGFGAVERLPPPPRRTRCNATIDTVGDWNGDGADDLLVSSYDQLFLVSGTGEVFAKSASIGAHLGGAVCEAVTLGDPASPGQLALCFQNRVRSNQGAREVTLLAYRPDESPSLAVVWRKTLSPKDVGDARAPTRLAWDLDGDGALEVVASGKVGETWTTFVLDAATGAELAAIPDAIAQGAVPGDAGSEQWLVTSLEERVSAFRFSRAAGGSLERLWSLDGERVRTRLDWARSRRTNLGFSLVTPDLTGDGLGELVLESTSEPVALTAVDMRGGGASVAGVYAVESGSGVAALELPVATSPSWPRLVVSRADGFLTLLDASFEPSNLVREGRDVLPGMRVGGFYTGPGAYVNFGRAPLAARFSPEDATASVVVVDSRGDLLRIASDGASNVAPAKPAWRVKDAFGASIVPAEGSSPATLACFRRLHPLTDPVKYAVATLDANGRQASETPLEKPPVWDVLQGDLDGDGARELVAVTVDPSLHTDVIAIERSGGERWKHRIDASAGTQAVAIADWNGDGAEDVAVAINKAKVLSGRNGSTLGENPETLLYFMPILANVSGDHRLEMTLQGGYAPARALPNDLSAALWKGAEDIRPYPHGAIASCDGKTVLIEGSFMNPARLTFSVLEAAGGGRSSFIVLAGDGAFDAEAAAARVGAPMGQLGDVAISRNLTGRASAGPTALVGSTNGFLYAVDACSGRLVWSYAFGSPVGSPSLADTDGDGHDDILVSVADGYLYDMRHEILPAPELVWDVDPSRGDQGEDIDEIETRDTLHMRWSKVDGAASYQVTVVGGQGDYVSSPAWQDVGDVAEASIGGLPLLDGAKYYVGVRAVSAAGLSPDRGSDGVIVRVPQGQGGGGGAGGADGGGGAGGAGGGGGAGGAGGDGGAGGAGGAGPGGAGTAGWDDTLLYGRGCVCTEVPGQRPASMAAGLGGAALALVALVRARGAASAPPSRRTTRRRTKAPRGRWPHDARPAR; encoded by the coding sequence ATGGAACGATCGTCCTTCATGGCGCGCGGCGCGGTCGCGAGCGCCGTTTGCTCTGCGCTCCTCCTCGAGGGGGCCTCGGCCTTCGCCGACTGGCCATCTGCCCGTCACGACGCGCAGCGCACGGGCGCCACGTCGTCCACGAGCAATATCGTGAAGCCGGCGCCCTACTGGCGGGCGTACCTCGGCGGTGTCCTCTCGACAGGCCGGGTGCTCGCAGGGGATGTGAACCAGGACGGCGATATCGACCTGCTCTTTGTGTCCGGCGGCCGCGTCGTCCTCTCCGATCCGCTGGGATTCGTCCGCTGGAGCACCCCATCGCTGGGATTGCAGACGCTGCACTCCTTCGACGATCTCGACGGAGACGGGCGGATCGAGATCGTCGCGCTGAGCGGCGCGGGCGCAGCGGTCATCGATGGATCGAGCGGAGCCATCCTGTGGCGCGAGGACGCCTCGGAGCTCGGAACGCTCGGGGCCGCGCGCCTCGCGGATTTCAACGGCGACGGTCATCTCGATCTCTTCCTGGACGAGTGCGGCTGTTGCGCGGTGCGCACGGACAGCCCTGGTGTCATCTACAGCTTCGCTGGGGGGTTCGGCGCTGTCGAGAGGTTGCCGCCTCCTCCGCGGCGCACGCGCTGCAACGCGACGATCGACACCGTGGGCGACTGGAACGGAGACGGCGCCGACGATCTCCTCGTGTCCTCGTATGACCAGCTGTTCCTCGTCTCGGGAACAGGGGAGGTCTTCGCGAAGTCGGCCAGCATCGGCGCCCACCTCGGCGGGGCCGTCTGCGAGGCGGTGACCCTGGGCGACCCGGCCAGCCCCGGTCAGCTCGCGCTCTGCTTCCAGAATCGGGTTCGCAGCAACCAGGGCGCACGCGAGGTCACCCTGCTCGCGTACAGGCCGGACGAGAGCCCGTCGCTGGCCGTGGTCTGGCGAAAGACCCTCAGCCCCAAGGACGTCGGCGACGCCCGCGCCCCGACGCGCCTCGCGTGGGATCTCGACGGCGACGGCGCGCTCGAGGTGGTGGCGAGCGGCAAGGTGGGCGAAACCTGGACGACCTTCGTGCTCGATGCAGCCACGGGCGCCGAGCTCGCCGCCATTCCCGATGCGATAGCGCAGGGCGCGGTGCCAGGAGATGCCGGCTCCGAGCAATGGCTCGTCACGTCGCTCGAAGAGCGCGTGTCGGCGTTCAGGTTCAGCCGCGCCGCCGGCGGCTCGCTGGAGCGGCTCTGGTCGCTGGACGGCGAGCGGGTGCGAACGCGGCTCGACTGGGCAAGATCCCGCAGGACGAACCTCGGCTTCTCGCTGGTGACTCCGGATCTCACGGGCGACGGACTTGGTGAGCTCGTGCTGGAGTCGACGTCGGAGCCCGTGGCGCTCACCGCGGTTGACATGCGGGGAGGTGGGGCATCGGTCGCGGGCGTCTACGCCGTCGAGTCCGGCAGCGGCGTCGCGGCGCTCGAGCTGCCCGTCGCGACGTCTCCCTCGTGGCCGCGGCTGGTGGTCTCCCGGGCCGATGGGTTCCTCACGCTGCTCGACGCGTCGTTCGAGCCCTCGAATCTCGTGCGGGAGGGGCGCGACGTCCTGCCCGGGATGCGCGTCGGCGGTTTCTATACAGGTCCTGGCGCCTACGTCAATTTTGGCCGCGCCCCGCTCGCCGCGAGGTTCTCTCCGGAGGACGCCACCGCCAGCGTCGTGGTCGTCGACAGCCGGGGCGATCTCCTCCGGATCGCGTCCGACGGCGCGAGCAATGTGGCGCCGGCCAAGCCCGCCTGGCGCGTGAAGGACGCGTTCGGCGCGTCCATCGTGCCCGCCGAGGGGAGCTCGCCCGCGACGCTCGCGTGCTTCAGGCGGCTGCACCCGCTCACCGATCCGGTGAAGTACGCCGTCGCGACGCTCGACGCGAACGGCAGGCAGGCGAGCGAGACGCCGCTCGAGAAGCCCCCCGTGTGGGACGTGCTGCAGGGGGATCTCGACGGAGACGGCGCGCGCGAGCTCGTGGCGGTCACGGTCGATCCGAGCCTGCACACCGACGTCATCGCGATCGAACGCAGCGGCGGAGAGCGGTGGAAACACCGTATCGACGCCTCCGCCGGCACCCAGGCTGTCGCGATCGCCGACTGGAACGGCGACGGCGCGGAGGACGTGGCGGTCGCGATCAACAAGGCCAAGGTGCTCTCGGGTCGGAACGGGAGCACCCTCGGCGAGAACCCGGAGACGCTGCTCTATTTCATGCCCATCCTCGCCAATGTGTCGGGAGATCATCGGCTCGAGATGACGCTGCAGGGGGGGTATGCCCCTGCGCGGGCGCTGCCGAACGACCTGAGCGCCGCGCTGTGGAAGGGCGCGGAGGACATCCGTCCCTACCCGCACGGCGCGATCGCGAGCTGCGACGGCAAGACCGTCCTCATTGAGGGGTCGTTCATGAACCCGGCGCGACTGACGTTCTCCGTGCTGGAGGCCGCCGGCGGGGGGCGATCGAGCTTCATCGTCCTTGCGGGCGACGGCGCGTTCGACGCGGAGGCCGCCGCAGCGCGGGTGGGCGCCCCGATGGGCCAGCTCGGAGACGTGGCGATCTCGCGGAACCTGACCGGGCGCGCGTCCGCCGGTCCGACCGCCCTCGTCGGCTCCACGAACGGCTTTCTCTATGCGGTCGACGCGTGCTCCGGGCGCCTCGTGTGGTCTTATGCTTTCGGCAGCCCCGTCGGCTCACCGAGCCTCGCAGACACCGACGGTGACGGCCACGACGACATCCTCGTGAGCGTGGCAGATGGCTACCTCTACGACATGCGCCACGAGATCCTGCCGGCGCCCGAGCTCGTCTGGGATGTCGATCCGAGCAGGGGCGATCAGGGCGAGGACATCGACGAGATCGAGACCAGAGACACGCTCCACATGAGATGGTCGAAGGTCGATGGCGCGGCGTCGTATCAGGTGACGGTCGTGGGTGGGCAAGGCGATTACGTGAGCTCGCCTGCGTGGCAGGACGTCGGCGACGTCGCCGAGGCCTCGATCGGCGGGCTGCCGCTCCTCGACGGGGCGAAGTACTACGTCGGCGTGCGCGCGGTCTCTGCCGCCGGGCTCTCGCCGGACCGGGGGTCGGACGGCGTGATCGTGAGGGTGCCGCAGGGCCAGGGGGGAGGCGGCGGAGCCGGAGGCGCTGACGGCGGTGGCGGGGCAGGGGGCGCCGGCGGCGGTGGCGGGGCAGGGGGCGCCGGCGGCGATGGCGGGGCAGGGGGCGCCGGCGGCGCAGGTCCCGGCGGAGCCGGCACGGCTGGATGGGACGACACGCTGCTCTACGGCCGTGGCTGCGTCTGCACCGAGGTGCCAGGGCAGCGCCCGGCCTCGATGGCGGCCGGCCTCGGCGGTGCCGCCTTGGCGCTCGTTGCCCTCGTCCGGGCCCGCGGGGCGGCGAGCGCGCCGCCGAGCCGCCGGACGACGCGCCGCCGGACCAAGGCACCTCGCGGGCGCTGGCCGCACGACGCTCGGCCGGCGCGTTAG